The following proteins come from a genomic window of Asterias amurensis chromosome 15, ASM3211899v1:
- the LOC139947991 gene encoding 1-acyl-sn-glycerol-3-phosphate acyltransferase alpha-like: protein MESDIEEITPSSPRDFVNTILIAGTLLYLILLLTSRTLRFWTKYYLYNLCYPAIGFISIPFILLKPGDADNVKWPAFFTRLTVKHLFGIKVSAEGLEHLVSDTPYIIVCNHQSTIDHIAMMEFWPKRCTIMMKNSVKYAGPMGIAAILCGVIFVNRTNRDKAKEVLEKTVKTIKDQNAKVWVFPEGTRKLCKTEPVSEKHGYLLPFKKGAFNLAVQAQVPVVPVVFSSQESFFSVRHNRFTSGEYTMNVLKPIPTTDMTLDDVPEFTEKVRNTMIDTFIEISDLKQTTCPK from the exons ATGGAGTCTGATATTGAAGAGATAACCCCATCATCTCCCAGGGATTTTGTGAACACCATTCTGATAGCTGGTACTCTTCTCTACCTGATACTGCTGCTGACCAGTCGGACATTACGCTTCTGGACCAAGTACTATTTGTACAACTTGTGCTACCCTGCCATTGGCTTTATATCCATCCCATTTATTCTACTGAAACCTGGGGATGCGGATAATGTCAA GTGGCCAGCATTTTTCACACGCCTTACAGTGAAGCATTTATTTGGGATCAAAGTAAGCGCGGAAGGTCTAGAACATCTGGTCTCGGATACGCCATATATTATAGTGTGTAACCATCAGAGCACCATAGATCATATTG CAATGATGGAGTTTTGGCCCAAGCGATGTACTATCATGATGAAGAATTCGGTGAAGTACGCAGGACCGATGGGCATAGCCGCCATTCTCTGCGGCGTCATCTTCGTAAATCGTACCAACAGAGATAAGGCAAAGGAAGTCTTGGAGAAAACTGTCAAGACTATCAAAGACCAAAAT GCTAAAGTTTGGGTGTTTCCTGAGGGCACAAGAAAACTTTGCAAAACTGAACCCGTCTCGGAGAAACATGGATACTTGCTTCCGTTCAAGAAAGGCGCCTTTAACCTTGCAGTACAAGCACAG GTCCCAGTTGTGCCGGTGGTATTTTCCAGCCAAGAGTCTTTCTTCAGTGTGAGGCATAATCGCTTCACATCCG GGGAATATACGATGAACGTCCTCAAACCGATACCCACAACTGACATGACATTAGACGATGTTCCAGAATTCACTGAGAAGGTACGCAATACAATGATTGACACATTCATCGAGATATCAGATCTCAAACAGACAACGTGTCCGaaataa
- the LOC139947992 gene encoding uncharacterized protein: MAGPSNKVNKPRPSFRAVQKQKREEQKLNPSVAKKRKGSFSGGMSKHRRAKGIVKKRKVNVSTNSTPSGKKLRKLLKARLRGEREANEMQVAIISQGNQRQKNSRSRKAKTPVDTGGGEDVEMKEI; encoded by the exons CCAAGTTTTAGAGCCGTGCAGAAACAGaaaagagaagaacaaaaacTCAACCCATCCGTTGCCAAAAAGAGGAAAGGATCGTTCTCTGGCGGCATGTCAAAACACAGACGAGCAAAAGGCATCGTGAAGAAAAGAAA GGTGAACGTCAGCACGAATTCAACACCTTCGGGAAAGAAACTCCGTAAACTGCTGAAGGCAAGACTACGTGGTGAACGGGAAGCTAATGAAATGCAAG TTGCAATAATATCGCAAGGGAACCAGCGACAGAAGAACAGCCGATCAAGGAAAGCCAAAACACCAGTAGACACTGGAGGCGGTGAAGACGTAGAAATGAAAGAAATCTAA